From the genome of Nicotiana tabacum cultivar K326 chromosome 17, ASM71507v2, whole genome shotgun sequence:
CCCTTGTTCTTTTTCAGCTTTCAGTTTTATTACTTAGCTCATTCACAGTAGTTCTTAGCCAGGAGGAAGGCATTGGGGGTTGGTTTATAGACAAACATCATGGCCACTTTCCACCAGCTGAAGCCCCTAAAGCTCACAAAGGCTACCACCACCCCAAATATTCCCCAGCCCCTTCACCATCTTATACTCCTTCAAAACCACCAACTAAACCTCCCACTTACAGTCCATCAAAACCACCAGCTAAGCCGCCAGTTAAACCACCAACTAAGCCTCCCACTTATAGTCCATCAAAACCACCAGCTAAGCCACCAGTTAAACCACCAACACCATCACCTTATCCTGCTCCTATTACTAGGAAACCTGTAGCTGTACGTGGCCTTGTTTACTGCAAACCGTGCAAGTTTAGAGGGGTTAAAACTCTAAACCAAGCTTCCCCACTCCTGGGTTTGTTCAATATCCTTCTTTTTTAGTACTTCATTTTATTTTGGTTAACATTTTATGCAATTCATGAACATATCAAGGAGTATTATATATATTACTTATGTCATTTTACTTTGCGGTTTACCAAGGAGCTCATAATATGCCCTATTCAATGTCGCAAAAGAT
Proteins encoded in this window:
- the LOC107790995 gene encoding pistil-specific extensin-like protein — protein: MAKALVLFQLSVLLLSSFTVVLSQEEGIGGWFIDKHHGHFPPAEAPKAHKGYHHPKYSPAPSPSYTPSKPPTKPPTYSPSKPPAKPPVKPPTKPPTYSPSKPPAKPPVKPPTPSPYPAPITRKPVAVRGLVYCKPCKFRGVKTLNQASPLLGAVVKLVCNNTKKTLVEQGKTDKNGFFWIMPKLLSSGAYHKCKVFLVSSNNTYCDVPTDYNGGKSGALLKYTPLPKPPAASSLPVKPPTYDVFTVGPFGFEPSKKVPCKK